Proteins found in one Williamwhitmania sp. genomic segment:
- a CDS encoding enoyl-ACP reductase, whose amino-acid sequence MSYNLLKGKKGIIFGALNDQSIAWKVAERAHEEGASIILSNTAVAMRMGTVDELAQKCNSIVIPADATNVQDIENLIKQAMEHFGGKFDFILHSIGMSPNVRKGHTYDDLDYGNFLKTLDISALSFHKILQVCRKLDAVNEWGSIVALSYIAAQRTLYGYNDMADAKSLLESIARSFGYIYGREKKIRINTISQSPTPTTAGSGVMGFGGLLDFSERMSPLGNATASECADYCVTLFSDLTKKVTMQNLFNDGGFSSMGMSRNAMEVYNRSLDDCKDCQ is encoded by the coding sequence ATGTCCTACAACTTACTTAAAGGGAAGAAAGGTATTATTTTCGGTGCTCTGAACGACCAGAGTATTGCTTGGAAAGTGGCTGAGCGTGCTCATGAAGAGGGTGCCAGCATTATTCTTTCCAATACTGCCGTTGCAATGAGAATGGGTACCGTTGACGAACTTGCCCAAAAGTGTAATTCTATTGTTATTCCGGCCGATGCAACAAACGTTCAGGATATAGAAAATTTAATAAAGCAAGCCATGGAGCATTTCGGAGGGAAGTTCGACTTCATCCTTCACTCCATAGGTATGTCGCCAAACGTTAGAAAAGGTCACACATACGACGACCTTGACTACGGTAATTTCCTGAAGACACTTGATATCTCTGCACTGTCATTCCATAAAATACTTCAGGTTTGCAGAAAACTCGATGCCGTGAATGAATGGGGCTCCATTGTTGCGCTCAGCTACATTGCCGCCCAACGCACTCTATATGGCTATAACGACATGGCCGATGCAAAGTCGCTTCTTGAAAGCATCGCCAGAAGCTTCGGCTACATTTACGGCCGGGAGAAAAAAATTCGTATCAATACCATTTCTCAATCCCCTACTCCAACTACAGCAGGAAGTGGAGTAATGGGTTTTGGCGGCCTTTTGGATTTTTCTGAAAGAATGTCGCCATTGGGAAATGCAACTGCATCGGAATGTGCCGACTACTGTGTAACCCTATTTTCGGACTTAACCAAAAAGGTTACTATGCAGAACTTGTTCAACGACGGTGGATTCAGCAGTATGGGTATGAGCAGGAATGCAATGGAAGTATACAACCGCAGCCTCGACGATTGTAAAGACTGCCAATAG